From a single Kitasatospora sp. NBC_00458 genomic region:
- a CDS encoding UDP-N-acetylmuramoyl-tripeptide--D-alanyl-D-alanine ligase produces the protein MIALTLAEVAAAVGGTLAGADPDVLVTAPVEVDSRKVLPGGLFAAFVGENVDGHDYAATAMAAGAVAVLASRPVDGPAVRVDSVVDALGKLARAVVGRADATVVALTGSAGKTSTKDLIAQLLQRLGDTVYPPGSLNNEIGHPMTALRVEDATRHLVLEMGARHKGDIEYLTSITPPRIGVVLNVGTAHVGEFGSQEAIAEAKGELVEALPADGVAVLNADDRLVRAMAARTKARVVFFGESPDAGVRAQDVRLDATGRPSFTLITPAGSAPVQLRLYGEHHVSNALAAAAVATELGMTVDDTAEALNEAGALSRWRMEVVDRADGVTVVNDAYNANPDSMRAALRALVSMGGRGPERRRTWAVLGEMRELGEDSLAEHDAIGRLAVRLDVTKLVAVGGREAACMELGARNEGSWGEESVLVSDADAAVELLRSQLRPGDVVLVKASRSVGLEKVAEAILADGAAR, from the coding sequence GTGATCGCACTGACCCTCGCCGAGGTGGCCGCAGCAGTCGGCGGCACCCTGGCCGGAGCCGACCCCGACGTCCTGGTGACCGCCCCGGTCGAGGTCGACTCCCGCAAGGTCCTCCCCGGCGGCCTCTTCGCGGCCTTCGTCGGCGAGAACGTGGACGGCCACGACTACGCGGCCACCGCGATGGCGGCCGGCGCGGTCGCCGTGCTGGCGTCCCGCCCGGTCGACGGCCCCGCCGTCCGGGTCGACAGCGTGGTGGACGCGCTCGGCAAGCTGGCCCGCGCGGTCGTCGGCCGCGCCGACGCCACCGTGGTCGCGCTCACCGGCTCGGCCGGCAAGACCAGCACCAAGGACCTGATCGCCCAGCTGCTCCAGCGCCTCGGCGACACCGTCTACCCGCCCGGCTCGCTCAACAACGAGATCGGCCACCCGATGACCGCGCTGCGGGTCGAGGACGCCACCCGGCACCTGGTGCTGGAGATGGGCGCCCGGCACAAGGGCGACATCGAGTACCTCACCTCGATCACCCCGCCCCGGATCGGCGTGGTGCTGAACGTCGGCACCGCGCACGTCGGCGAGTTCGGCTCGCAGGAGGCGATCGCCGAGGCCAAGGGCGAACTGGTCGAGGCACTGCCGGCCGACGGCGTGGCGGTCCTCAACGCCGACGACCGGTTGGTACGCGCAATGGCCGCGCGCACCAAGGCCCGGGTGGTGTTCTTCGGCGAGTCCCCGGACGCCGGGGTGCGCGCACAGGACGTTCGCCTGGACGCCACCGGACGTCCATCCTTCACGTTGATCACCCCGGCCGGTTCCGCACCGGTGCAGCTGCGCCTGTACGGTGAGCACCACGTCTCGAACGCCCTCGCCGCCGCAGCGGTGGCGACGGAGCTCGGGATGACCGTCGACGACACCGCCGAAGCACTGAACGAGGCGGGTGCGCTGTCCCGCTGGCGCATGGAGGTCGTCGACCGGGCCGATGGTGTCACCGTCGTGAACGACGCCTACAACGCGAACCCCGACTCGATGCGGGCCGCGCTGCGGGCGCTGGTCTCGATGGGGGGCCGCGGCCCGGAGCGCCGCCGCACCTGGGCGGTGCTCGGCGAGATGCGGGAGCTCGGCGAGGACAGCCTGGCCGAGCACGACGCCATCGGGCGGCTCGCCGTCCGGCTGGACGTCACCAAGCTGGTGGCGGTCGGCGGACGCGAGGCGGCCTGCATGGAACTGGGCGCTAGGAACGAAGGTTCGTGGGGTGAGGAGTCGGTGCTGGTGTCCGACGCGGACGCGGCGGTCGAACTGCTGCGCAGTCAGCTGCGGCCGGGGGATGTGGTGCTGGTGAAGGCGTCCCGGTCGGTGGGGCTCGAAAAGGTGGCCGAGGCAATCCTCGCGGACGGTGCGGCCCGCTGA
- a CDS encoding cell division protein FtsL, which translates to MLPGQGGRARITVRPGRRQVRGRTPFAVLVVVLLAAGLLGLLALNTALNEGSFELSRLQRQTTVLTDEQQGLQHQIDQNSAPDALARRAAELGMVPAGGMAFLDLPNGGAVVGTPKPAQDSPPVKRSTAEPWPGKQPSPSAQPGAGAPAGSPAPAQPAAPAATVPAPGGDVTVQLNPAAPQPAPATGGGAAR; encoded by the coding sequence GTGCTCCCCGGGCAGGGCGGCAGGGCGCGGATCACCGTCCGCCCAGGGCGGCGCCAGGTACGGGGGCGGACACCGTTCGCGGTGCTGGTGGTGGTGCTGCTCGCGGCCGGGCTGCTCGGGCTGCTGGCGCTGAACACCGCGCTCAACGAGGGCTCCTTCGAGCTGTCCAGGCTGCAGCGGCAGACCACCGTCCTGACCGACGAGCAGCAGGGGCTCCAGCACCAGATCGACCAGAACTCCGCCCCGGACGCGCTGGCCCGCCGGGCCGCCGAGCTCGGCATGGTGCCGGCCGGCGGGATGGCCTTCCTCGACCTGCCGAACGGCGGCGCGGTGGTCGGCACGCCGAAGCCCGCCCAGGACAGCCCGCCGGTGAAACGGTCCACCGCGGAACCGTGGCCCGGGAAGCAGCCTTCGCCCAGCGCCCAGCCCGGTGCCGGCGCTCCGGCCGGTTCCCCGGCACCGGCCCAGCCCGCCGCACCCGCGGCGACCGTTCCGGCGCCGGGCGGGGACGTCACCGTCCAGCTCAACCCGGCCGCGCCGCAGCCGGCGCCGGCCACCGGCGGGGGTGCCGCCCGATGA
- the mraY gene encoding phospho-N-acetylmuramoyl-pentapeptide-transferase translates to MKQILFSGMIGLVLSLLGTPALIKLLARQGYGQYIRDDGPKAHHSKKGTPTMGGIAFILATLVAYFATKAITGESPTASGLLVLFLTAGLGLVGFLDDYIKVVKRRSLGLRAKAKLAGQSIVGLVFAVLALQFPDAADRTPASQHLSFVRDFEWSIGPVLFVIFAYFLIAATSNGVNLTDGLDGLATGASVMAFGAYTFIGVWEYGQSCAYAVSATSNCYEVRDPLDLAVVAAALMGSCFGFLWWNTSPAKIFMGDTGSLALGGAMAGLAICSRTEILLVLLGGLFVIITLSVIIQVGSFRMTGKRVFKMAPLQHHFELKGWSEVLVVVRFWIIQGLCVAVGLGLFYAGWVTG, encoded by the coding sequence ATGAAGCAGATCCTCTTCTCCGGCATGATCGGCCTGGTCCTGTCGCTGCTCGGCACGCCGGCCCTCATCAAGCTGCTCGCCCGGCAGGGCTACGGCCAGTACATCCGCGACGACGGCCCCAAGGCGCACCACAGCAAGAAGGGCACGCCCACCATGGGCGGCATCGCCTTCATCCTGGCGACGCTGGTGGCCTACTTCGCGACCAAGGCGATAACGGGCGAGTCCCCGACCGCCTCCGGACTGCTGGTGCTGTTCCTGACGGCCGGTCTCGGGCTGGTCGGCTTCCTCGACGACTACATCAAGGTCGTCAAGCGCCGTTCGCTGGGCCTGCGGGCCAAGGCGAAGCTGGCCGGGCAGTCGATCGTCGGCCTGGTCTTCGCCGTCCTGGCGCTGCAGTTCCCCGACGCCGCCGACCGCACCCCGGCCTCCCAGCACCTCTCGTTCGTCCGCGACTTCGAGTGGTCGATCGGCCCGGTGCTGTTCGTCATCTTCGCGTACTTCCTGATCGCCGCGACCTCGAACGGCGTGAACCTGACGGACGGTCTGGACGGCCTGGCCACCGGCGCATCGGTGATGGCCTTCGGCGCCTACACCTTCATCGGCGTCTGGGAGTACGGCCAGAGCTGCGCCTACGCCGTCTCGGCCACCTCCAACTGCTACGAGGTCCGCGACCCGCTGGACCTCGCGGTGGTCGCCGCCGCCCTCATGGGCTCCTGCTTCGGCTTCCTCTGGTGGAACACCTCGCCCGCCAAGATCTTCATGGGCGACACCGGCTCGCTGGCCCTCGGCGGCGCGATGGCCGGTCTGGCGATCTGCTCGCGCACCGAGATCCTGCTGGTCCTGCTGGGCGGCCTCTTCGTGATCATCACCCTCTCGGTGATCATCCAGGTCGGCTCGTTCCGGATGACCGGCAAGCGCGTCTTCAAGATGGCCCCGCTGCAGCACCACTTCGAACTCAAGGGCTGGAGCGAGGTCCTGGTCGTGGTCCGGTTCTGGATCATCCAGGGCCTCTGCGTGGCCGTCGGCCTCGGCCTCTTCTACGCGGGATGGGTGACCGGATGA
- a CDS encoding beta-class carbonic anhydrase → MTVTPDRPTPTAAADSPTNTIIDRFVAANREYAVTFRDGGMDARPVQKIAVVACMDARLDLFAALGLELGDAHVIRNAGGVVTDDTIRSLTISQRALGTRSVALIHHTGCGLLGLTEDFRRELEQEVGQRPQWAVEAFVDLDSDVRQSMQRVRTSPFLLETGDVRGFVFDVHTGLLREIH, encoded by the coding sequence ATGACAGTGACCCCCGACCGGCCCACGCCGACCGCCGCTGCCGACTCCCCGACGAACACCATCATCGACCGCTTCGTCGCGGCGAACCGCGAGTACGCGGTCACCTTCCGCGACGGCGGCATGGACGCCCGCCCGGTGCAGAAGATCGCCGTGGTCGCCTGCATGGACGCCCGCCTCGACCTGTTCGCCGCGCTCGGCCTCGAACTCGGCGACGCCCACGTCATCCGCAACGCGGGCGGCGTGGTGACCGACGACACCATCCGTTCCCTGACCATCAGCCAGCGTGCCCTCGGCACCCGCTCGGTCGCGCTGATCCACCACACCGGCTGCGGCCTGCTCGGCCTGACCGAGGACTTCCGGCGCGAGCTGGAGCAGGAGGTCGGCCAGCGCCCGCAGTGGGCGGTCGAGGCCTTCGTCGACCTGGACAGCGACGTCCGGCAGTCCATGCAGCGGGTACGCACCTCGCCGTTCCTGCTGGAGACCGGTGACGTGCGCGGCTTCGTCTTCGACGTCCACACCGGGCTGCTGCGCGAGATCCACTGA
- a CDS encoding UDP-N-acetylmuramoyl-L-alanyl-D-glutamate--2,6-diaminopimelate ligase, with translation MPKPDQTTVSPPRPARTGARPLAEIARLLGLDPVEGPEVTGVTHNAREVRPGDLYVAFPGANHHGASFSGQAAGAGAVAVLTDPAGAELAAGAGLPLLVVERPRARMGELAAAVYDRPSERLLMIGLTGTNGKTTTSYLVEGGLLGAGRSPGVIGTVEMRVGTERIKSERTTPEATDLHAILAVMGERGADAVTMEVSSHALVYGRTDGVVYDVALFNNLTPEHLDFHPDMEDYFQAKARLFQPGKSRAGVANLDDAYGRRLAAEAKIPVSTFSATGAPEADWRAVDVQLGPVGSTFRVLGPDGAEADASVPLPGPFNVANALAAIAVLVTAGLPLDRAVAGIAAVPGVPGRLERVDAGQPYVAVVDYAHKPDALEAVLGSLREVTKGRLHVVIGCGGDRDPHKRAPMGGIAARLADTALLTSDNPRSEDPLAILATMLAGAAAVPEADRGAVLVVPDRAEAIQLAIAHARAGDTVLVAGKGHELGQYVRDEIRPFDDREVLREAIGQDAVARTTAARGTGGVEQP, from the coding sequence GTGCCGAAACCCGATCAAACCACCGTGAGCCCGCCCCGCCCCGCCCGGACGGGGGCCAGGCCGCTCGCCGAGATCGCCCGACTGCTGGGTCTCGACCCCGTCGAGGGACCCGAGGTCACCGGCGTCACCCACAACGCCCGGGAGGTCCGCCCCGGCGACCTGTACGTGGCGTTCCCCGGCGCCAACCACCACGGCGCGTCGTTCAGCGGGCAGGCCGCCGGCGCCGGCGCGGTGGCGGTGCTCACCGACCCGGCCGGTGCCGAGCTCGCGGCCGGCGCGGGACTCCCGCTGCTGGTCGTCGAGCGGCCGCGGGCCCGGATGGGCGAGCTGGCCGCCGCCGTCTACGACCGGCCCTCCGAGCGGCTGCTGATGATCGGGCTGACCGGCACCAACGGCAAGACCACCACCTCCTACCTGGTCGAGGGCGGCCTGCTCGGCGCCGGGCGCAGCCCCGGGGTGATCGGCACCGTCGAGATGCGGGTCGGCACCGAGCGGATCAAGAGCGAGCGGACCACCCCCGAGGCCACCGACCTGCACGCGATCCTCGCCGTGATGGGCGAGCGCGGCGCGGACGCGGTGACCATGGAGGTCTCCAGCCACGCGCTGGTGTACGGCCGCACCGACGGCGTGGTCTACGACGTCGCGCTGTTCAACAACCTCACCCCCGAGCACCTCGACTTCCACCCGGACATGGAGGACTACTTCCAGGCGAAGGCCCGGCTCTTCCAGCCCGGCAAGTCGCGGGCCGGGGTGGCCAACCTGGACGACGCGTACGGCCGCCGGCTGGCCGCCGAGGCGAAGATCCCGGTCTCCACCTTCTCCGCCACCGGCGCCCCCGAGGCGGACTGGCGGGCGGTGGACGTCCAGCTCGGACCGGTCGGCTCGACGTTCCGGGTCCTGGGCCCCGACGGCGCCGAGGCGGACGCGTCCGTCCCGCTGCCCGGCCCGTTCAACGTCGCCAACGCGCTGGCCGCGATCGCGGTGCTGGTCACCGCCGGCCTCCCGCTCGACCGGGCCGTGGCCGGCATCGCCGCCGTGCCCGGCGTGCCCGGCCGGCTGGAGCGGGTCGACGCGGGCCAGCCGTACGTCGCGGTGGTCGACTACGCGCACAAGCCGGACGCCCTGGAGGCCGTCCTCGGCTCGCTGCGCGAGGTCACCAAGGGCCGGCTGCACGTGGTGATCGGCTGCGGCGGCGACCGCGACCCGCACAAGCGCGCCCCGATGGGCGGCATCGCCGCCCGGCTCGCCGACACCGCCCTGCTGACCAGCGACAACCCGCGCAGCGAGGACCCGCTGGCGATCCTCGCCACCATGCTCGCCGGCGCCGCCGCGGTGCCCGAGGCCGATCGCGGCGCCGTCCTGGTCGTCCCCGACCGGGCCGAGGCGATCCAGCTGGCCATCGCCCACGCCCGGGCCGGCGACACCGTGCTGGTGGCCGGCAAGGGCCACGAGCTCGGCCAGTACGTACGAGACGAGATCCGCCCCTTCGACGACCGGGAGGTGCTGCGCGAGGCCATCGGACAGGACGCCGTCGCGCGGACCACGGCCGCCCGGGGCACCGGAGGAGTAGAGCAGCCGTGA
- the rsmH gene encoding 16S rRNA (cytosine(1402)-N(4))-methyltransferase RsmH: MTTNDPAPKHVPVMLQRCMDALAPAISRPGAVVVDATLGLGGHSEALLTQFPEVRLVAVDRDPAALKLSGERLARFGDRATLVHAVYDEIPEVLERLDIPEADGILFDLGVSSMQLDEAERGFAYAQDAPLDMRMDQTRGISAAEVLNTYSHGELARILKFYGEERFAGKIASVILREREKEPFTTSARLVELVRNAIPAATRRTGGNPAKRTFQALRIEVNGELEVLERAIPGALDVLALGGRIAVMSYQSLEDRLVKQSFAAGATSTAPPGLPFIPEEHQPWLKLITRGAELATEQEIEENRRAAPVRLRVAERIRDRSTRG; the protein is encoded by the coding sequence ATGACCACCAACGATCCGGCCCCCAAGCACGTCCCGGTGATGCTGCAGAGGTGCATGGACGCGCTGGCCCCGGCGATCTCCCGGCCCGGTGCGGTGGTGGTGGACGCCACCCTCGGCCTCGGCGGCCACAGCGAGGCGCTGCTCACCCAGTTCCCCGAGGTGCGGCTGGTCGCGGTGGACCGCGACCCGGCGGCGCTCAAGCTCTCCGGCGAGCGGCTGGCCCGCTTCGGCGACCGGGCGACCCTGGTGCACGCGGTCTACGACGAGATCCCCGAGGTGCTGGAGCGCCTGGACATCCCGGAGGCCGACGGCATCCTCTTCGACCTCGGCGTCTCCTCCATGCAGCTCGACGAGGCGGAGCGCGGCTTCGCGTACGCCCAGGACGCGCCGCTGGACATGCGGATGGACCAGACCCGCGGCATCAGCGCGGCCGAGGTGCTGAACACCTACAGCCACGGCGAGCTGGCCCGGATCCTCAAGTTCTACGGTGAGGAGCGGTTCGCCGGGAAGATCGCCTCGGTGATCCTGCGCGAGCGCGAGAAGGAACCGTTCACCACCAGCGCGCGTCTGGTCGAGTTGGTGCGCAACGCCATCCCGGCCGCCACCCGCCGCACCGGCGGAAACCCGGCCAAGCGCACCTTCCAGGCGCTGCGGATCGAGGTCAACGGCGAGCTGGAGGTCCTGGAGCGGGCGATCCCCGGGGCGCTGGACGTCCTGGCCCTCGGCGGACGGATCGCCGTGATGTCCTACCAGTCGCTGGAGGACCGCCTGGTCAAGCAGTCCTTCGCGGCCGGGGCGACCAGCACCGCCCCGCCGGGGCTGCCGTTCATCCCGGAGGAGCACCAGCCCTGGCTCAAGCTGATCACCCGCGGTGCCGAGCTGGCCACCGAGCAGGAGATCGAGGAGAACCGGCGCGCCGCACCCGTACGGCTGCGGGTGGCGGAGAGGATCAGGGACCGAAGCACCCGGGGCTGA
- a CDS encoding peptidoglycan D,D-transpeptidase FtsI family protein encodes MSTPRQPSGAAGGSGRRPVKGAAPRPAPRGQSTGKPPAAGRAQPAKGQPAKPQPAKGQPARAKQPPAKQPQARQAGAKAQPAAGRDPRAAAARTPRTPQQRRPEGRPPARAARAGAGSRPRPPQRRPQPRGIRLADPRRRLRVITIVLSVVFSIFAGRLVQLQLLDSDALAADANTNRYLNIPITAERGSITSSDGVALATTVDAYDITADPAMFTPEATGLPDAPEQAAALLAPILGLPKERIAADLHTPKTRYKRLAAQQAPDVKNQISDLKSSLEKQAGSRSCQAQKRLLNKSAEEGGRTRLDNECVNPLAGVFNRDTQKRVYPSDGLAANLVGFVNAEGEGAGGLEQQYQKQLSGKDGHSSYAQAGGRLVPTAGGSLDPAVPGTDLRLTVNRDIQWAAQRAITDQVANAGAEKGYVIVQDVKNGQVLAMATSPGFNPNDLSTARNSQLGNAALQDAYEPGSTAKLMTMAAVLDTGKATWDTKVTVPYPLVRGDVAFKDDVEHPTWYLTLAGVLAKSSNIGTIEAAQTLGATQPEANQVLHEYLRKFGIGQQTGLGFPGETAGLLDKPEDWKASKQYTIPFGQGLSVNALQATSVFSTIANGGVRVAPSVVQGTTAPDGRYTPAAPGAQSRVVGEQTAKTLTEMLESVVSDEQGTGGKAAIPGYRVAGKTGTANRVDPKTGGYRGYTASFIGFAPADQPRVTVSCVIQDPVNGHFGGQLCGPVFKQVMEFTLKTLQVPPSGSEAPNLPVEWKP; translated from the coding sequence ATGAGCACGCCCCGTCAGCCCTCCGGAGCCGCTGGTGGCAGCGGACGCAGGCCGGTCAAGGGCGCCGCGCCCCGTCCGGCCCCGCGCGGGCAGTCCACCGGCAAGCCGCCCGCCGCCGGGCGCGCCCAGCCGGCGAAGGGACAGCCGGCCAAGCCGCAGCCCGCCAAGGGCCAGCCGGCCCGCGCCAAGCAGCCCCCGGCCAAGCAGCCGCAGGCCCGGCAGGCCGGCGCCAAGGCCCAGCCCGCCGCCGGGCGGGACCCGAGGGCCGCCGCCGCCCGGACGCCGCGCACCCCGCAGCAGCGCCGCCCCGAGGGCCGCCCGCCGGCCCGCGCCGCCCGGGCGGGCGCCGGGTCGCGCCCGCGCCCCCCGCAGCGCCGGCCGCAGCCCCGGGGGATCCGGCTGGCCGACCCGCGCCGCCGGCTGCGGGTGATCACCATCGTGCTCTCGGTGGTCTTCTCGATCTTCGCCGGACGGCTGGTCCAGCTCCAGCTGCTGGACTCCGACGCGCTGGCCGCCGACGCCAACACCAACCGCTACCTGAACATCCCGATCACCGCCGAACGCGGCTCGATAACGTCCTCCGACGGGGTCGCCCTGGCCACCACCGTCGACGCCTACGACATCACCGCCGACCCGGCGATGTTCACCCCCGAGGCCACCGGCCTCCCGGACGCCCCCGAGCAGGCCGCCGCCCTGCTGGCGCCGATCCTCGGCCTGCCCAAGGAGCGGATCGCCGCCGACCTGCACACCCCCAAGACCCGCTACAAGCGGCTCGCCGCCCAGCAGGCCCCGGACGTCAAGAACCAGATCAGCGACCTCAAGTCGAGCCTGGAGAAGCAGGCCGGATCGCGGAGCTGCCAGGCCCAGAAGCGGCTGCTCAACAAGTCCGCCGAGGAGGGCGGCCGGACCAGGCTCGACAACGAGTGCGTCAACCCGCTGGCCGGCGTCTTCAACCGGGACACCCAGAAGCGGGTCTACCCCTCGGACGGGCTGGCCGCCAACCTCGTCGGCTTCGTCAACGCGGAGGGCGAGGGCGCCGGCGGGCTGGAGCAGCAGTACCAGAAGCAGCTGTCCGGCAAGGACGGCCACAGCAGCTACGCGCAGGCCGGCGGCCGGCTGGTGCCCACCGCCGGCGGCTCGCTCGACCCCGCCGTGCCCGGCACCGACCTGCGGCTGACCGTCAACCGGGACATCCAGTGGGCCGCCCAGCGGGCCATCACCGACCAGGTCGCCAACGCCGGGGCGGAGAAGGGCTACGTCATCGTCCAGGACGTGAAGAACGGCCAGGTGCTGGCGATGGCCACCTCGCCGGGCTTCAACCCGAACGACCTGAGCACGGCCAGGAACTCGCAGCTCGGCAACGCCGCCCTGCAGGACGCCTACGAGCCCGGCTCCACCGCCAAGCTGATGACCATGGCGGCGGTCCTGGACACCGGCAAGGCCACCTGGGACACCAAGGTCACCGTGCCGTACCCGCTGGTCCGCGGCGACGTGGCGTTCAAGGACGACGTCGAGCACCCCACCTGGTACCTCACCCTGGCCGGCGTGCTCGCCAAGTCCTCCAACATCGGCACCATCGAGGCCGCCCAGACGCTCGGCGCGACCCAGCCCGAGGCCAACCAGGTGCTCCACGAGTACCTGCGGAAGTTCGGCATCGGCCAGCAGACCGGACTGGGCTTCCCCGGCGAGACCGCCGGACTGCTCGACAAGCCGGAGGACTGGAAGGCGTCCAAGCAGTACACCATCCCGTTCGGGCAGGGCCTCTCGGTCAACGCCCTGCAGGCGACCTCGGTGTTCTCGACCATCGCCAACGGCGGGGTCCGGGTGGCGCCCAGCGTCGTCCAGGGCACCACCGCGCCGGACGGCAGGTACACCCCCGCCGCGCCGGGCGCGCAGTCCCGGGTGGTGGGCGAACAGACCGCCAAGACCCTCACCGAGATGCTGGAGTCCGTCGTCTCCGACGAGCAGGGCACCGGCGGCAAGGCCGCGATCCCCGGCTACCGGGTGGCCGGCAAGACCGGCACCGCCAACCGGGTGGACCCCAAGACCGGCGGCTACCGGGGCTACACCGCGTCCTTCATCGGCTTCGCCCCGGCCGACCAGCCGCGGGTCACCGTCTCCTGCGTGATCCAGGACCCGGTCAACGGCCACTTCGGCGGCCAGCTCTGCGGTCCGGTGTTCAAGCAGGTGATGGAGTTCACCCTCAAGACCCTCCAGGTCCCGCCGAGCGGGAGCGAGGCGCCCAACCTGCCCGTCGAGTGGAAGCCGTGA